AAGACATCATCACACTCACCAAGCCTTTTAAAGAAAATGTGTTTATCATAAACCAAAACAGCGAATTTTCATTTTTGCTTTCAGGCAGACACACAGCACTTGAAAGCATTCTTAAAGAAGCCACTGCCACAGGCGCCATGCAAACACGCATGCTGCCCGTAGCTCATCCCTACCATACCCGGTTTATGAAAAAAGCAGCTCAGGAATTTGAAAAGAAGATTAAAGAACTGAAAATTGCCGGCTGCGGCCTTACCTATGTGTCAAGCATTAACCAGCAAATCATCAGTACCGAAAAAGAAGTGGCTTCAGAGCTGGTAAACAACCTGCAGCAGAGTTTCGATTGGTATAAAACATTTAGTTTTATGTTAAAAAACGGCATTACTAGTTTCATAGAATGTGGTGCAGGAGAAAGCTTGTACCGTATGGGGAAATTTATTGAAGGAGATTTTAAAATTTACAGCTTAAAAAAATTTCGACAACTATGGTAAGCTCTAAAGAAGAAATATTGGATTTTATGCGCCTTTACCCTTTGTTTTTTATTGCAACCATTGATAAAGAACAGCCGAGAGTACGCGGTATCATGATGCACAAAACCGATGATAAAGGTATTGTTTTCACTACGGGAAAAAATAAAGACTTTTACAAACAACTTATTGCCAATCCAAAGGTGGAGCTTTGCTTTTACAGCGAAAACACACAGGTGCGTATTACAGGCACTGCCATAGAAATAGATG
This is a stretch of genomic DNA from Bacteroidales bacterium. It encodes these proteins:
- a CDS encoding pyridoxamine 5'-phosphate oxidase family protein; its protein translation is MVSSKEEILDFMRLYPLFFIATIDKEQPRVRGIMMHKTDDKGIVFTTGKNKDFYKQLIANPKVELCFYSENTQVRITGTAIEIDEEISLKQEIVSSRPFMLSWIEAVGYDIMGLFRIYECKATCWSLDMPLARKRYITLFE